In one Geoglobus acetivorans genomic region, the following are encoded:
- a CDS encoding 50S ribosomal protein L1, with the protein MLVEKSLLEEKIGEAINGAKPRKFTETVEMAVNLRNLDMKKPENRLDSLVLLPKGLGKPRRIGVFARGETALKAKEAGADVLVSPEEIDELAKNKREARKLANKVDFFIAEAPLMPEIGKKLGQVLGPRGKMPQPLPPGADPTPLIERLRNSVRVRTRDKLTFHAPIGTRDMDAADIAENAMEILKVVENKYDNAQQIVKSVYVKTTMGPAVRVI; encoded by the coding sequence ATGCTGGTTGAGAAAAGTTTGCTTGAGGAGAAAATCGGAGAAGCAATAAATGGTGCAAAGCCAAGGAAATTCACAGAAACCGTGGAAATGGCAGTGAATCTGAGAAATCTTGACATGAAGAAACCGGAAAACAGACTTGACTCTCTTGTGCTGCTGCCAAAAGGTCTTGGAAAGCCGAGAAGGATTGGTGTTTTTGCGAGGGGTGAAACTGCGCTTAAAGCTAAGGAAGCTGGAGCTGATGTGCTCGTTTCTCCGGAAGAGATTGACGAGCTTGCCAAGAACAAGAGGGAAGCAAGAAAGCTTGCGAATAAGGTGGATTTTTTCATAGCTGAGGCTCCTCTGATGCCTGAAATTGGTAAGAAACTCGGTCAGGTTCTCGGTCCGAGGGGTAAGATGCCTCAGCCACTGCCTCCCGGAGCAGACCCCACGCCGCTTATCGAGAGGCTCAGAAATTCTGTGAGGGTAAGGACGAGAGACAAGCTCACATTCCATGCGCCCATAGGGACAAGAGACATGGATGCTGCAGATATTGCTGAGAATGCGATGGAAATCCTTAAGGTTGTTGAGAACAAATATGATAATGCACAGCAGATTGTTAAGTCTGTATATGTTAAGACAACAATGGGTCCTGCAGTGAGGGTGATCTGA
- the speD gene encoding adenosylmethionine decarboxylase: protein MIVGKHIIAELYGVAEELISHEGRVRDIVESVVEEAGLTKISSHYKQFEPYGVTGVVLIAESHISIHTWPEHGLVNLDIFTCGDTRKTDKAFELFLEKFRPESYRHYVLDRG, encoded by the coding sequence ATGATCGTAGGCAAACATATAATTGCAGAATTGTATGGTGTAGCCGAGGAGTTGATATCCCATGAGGGCAGGGTAAGAGATATTGTCGAAAGTGTTGTTGAGGAGGCTGGGCTTACAAAAATCAGTTCTCATTACAAGCAATTTGAGCCATACGGCGTTACTGGTGTTGTGCTAATAGCCGAAAGCCACATTTCGATACACACCTGGCCCGAACACGGGCTTGTGAATCTCGACATTTTCACTTGTGGAGATACGAGAAAGACCGACAAAGCTTTTGAGCTGTTTTTGGAGAAGTTCAGACCTGAATCCTACAGACACTACGTCCTTGATCGTGGTTAG
- a CDS encoding bis-aminopropyl spermidine synthase family protein: protein MMRRIRNQILQALSSGPVSVYRLIDMQDASLPEFFQLIDELVDEGIIQIENGNVIPTEKARRLINELGAINIDTRCKSCEGTGYVISKDFEEILKKYKEIAEKRPETVEVFDQGFISPEGVIRRVEFIYERGDLLRSRIFVVGDDDLLSIAAALTGMPEKISVIDADERLIDFINRTADEYGLSVEAETCDVQNELPDKFRGKYDVFVTDPVETIPGLKLFLSRGVSALKGEGCSGYFGITTLEASRKKWYEIQKMIYDMGFVITDLRRKFNVYPDEEKNFFRFQDKLPVVQKFGARIDHNFYTSTLFRIEAVKKPEPLVKGRMIINEAVYKDDESWMTPY from the coding sequence ATGATGAGGAGAATACGGAATCAGATACTCCAGGCTCTTTCTTCAGGCCCTGTTTCCGTTTACAGGCTTATAGATATGCAGGACGCCAGCCTGCCAGAGTTTTTCCAGCTGATAGACGAACTTGTTGACGAGGGCATAATCCAGATTGAGAATGGAAATGTAATCCCGACAGAGAAGGCAAGGAGACTGATAAACGAACTCGGAGCAATAAACATTGATACAAGGTGTAAGAGCTGCGAAGGTACGGGATACGTGATATCCAAGGACTTTGAAGAGATTCTGAAAAAGTACAAGGAAATAGCAGAGAAACGACCCGAAACGGTCGAAGTTTTTGACCAGGGATTCATAAGCCCGGAAGGAGTCATAAGAAGGGTTGAATTCATCTATGAAAGAGGAGACCTCCTGAGGTCGAGGATTTTTGTCGTTGGCGATGATGACCTGCTCAGCATAGCAGCAGCCCTTACTGGAATGCCCGAAAAAATAAGCGTGATTGACGCAGATGAAAGGCTCATAGATTTCATAAACAGAACTGCCGACGAATACGGCCTCAGTGTAGAGGCAGAAACCTGCGATGTTCAGAATGAACTACCAGACAAGTTCAGAGGGAAATACGACGTGTTTGTTACCGATCCTGTCGAAACCATCCCCGGTCTGAAACTCTTTCTCAGCAGAGGGGTTTCGGCATTAAAGGGCGAGGGATGCTCCGGATACTTCGGAATAACAACCCTCGAAGCATCAAGGAAAAAGTGGTACGAGATTCAGAAAATGATCTACGATATGGGTTTCGTCATCACGGACCTGAGAAGGAAATTCAACGTATATCCTGATGAGGAAAAGAACTTTTTCAGATTTCAGGACAAGCTACCGGTCGTTCAAAAATTTGGAGCGAGAATTGACCACAACTTCTACACATCAACACTCTTCAGAATTGAGGCAGTTAAAAAACCTGAGCCACTTGTAAAGGGAAGAATGATAATAAACGAGGCCGTCTACAAGGATGACGAGAGCTGGATGACCCCCTACTGA
- a CDS encoding oligosaccharyl transferase, archaeosortase A system-associated: MTEKIEKYWHVPFLVLAIITGLYLRIVNPWNAVFVSWMEGARLSGNDPWYYFRLVDNLIHNFPSRIWFDAFTYFPHGTHTHFGPFLTYLSAFVAMLSGASTPAEIRTAIAFIPAFGGALLALPVYLLVREIFGRNAGVISAFIVVLIPGQLMARSVLSFNDHHIWEVFWQVSSLGAFILAYNRWKGKNYRESIREPGMLKYPVFAGVCIGLYLLAWGPGFISALLILTFIFAAYLLKDFLRIDTSSLSAVAMISFGVAAIIYLPFAFKAPGFSTTFYTVFQLIILAGAAVIAAVFHVIERITSRWADAKGVDNRYMFPAAILTLSAILALIIFAVAPDFARNIKQIIGVVQPKGGALTIAEVQPFFSLGGKFSFEPAWQNFSITFFFAIPAMFYYAFRAFRDKSERYLYISIWAFAMLIALTGQNRFAYYFGVVSAVFASAIVSEILGRVRFYEYLEAAISNNQKKMKKIGVKAVIAGVLLLLVLIYPTFSQANFYSKWSAGGINKQWYDTLEWMKENTPGKEVYDEFYYQLYKPPESSGERYPYYPDGVYSIISWWDYGHWITAIAHRIPVANPFQQGIGNKYNDVPGAAPFFTAFNESYADRIAEKLGVKYVVSDVEMATGKFYAMAVWAEGELGKAERTYYAGGGIVYVDANGNLGLSLTGQIPAGGRVITHVSIPREDYYRTMEAKFHIFDGSGLKHYRMVYESGFSTNTLSGLNELVYKNIYNSMYANKFDYGRIPTAYSGYVKVFEFVEGAKVTGKASGDFVIAKVTVKTNQGRTFDYIQKVPVVNGEYELVLPYAQDTNYPVKPVTAYTIESGGVVKTLELTENQVENGESIVLDLV, translated from the coding sequence ATGACGGAAAAAATCGAAAAGTACTGGCATGTTCCATTCCTCGTCCTTGCAATTATCACAGGCCTTTACCTGAGAATTGTAAACCCCTGGAATGCCGTATTTGTATCATGGATGGAGGGGGCAAGACTGAGCGGAAATGATCCGTGGTACTACTTCAGGCTCGTTGACAACCTGATTCACAACTTCCCCAGCAGAATCTGGTTCGATGCGTTCACGTACTTCCCGCATGGGACACACACGCATTTCGGACCTTTTCTAACATACCTCAGCGCTTTCGTTGCCATGCTTTCTGGAGCCTCCACTCCTGCAGAAATCAGAACCGCAATAGCATTTATCCCGGCATTCGGGGGGGCTTTGCTTGCATTACCAGTTTACCTGCTGGTAAGGGAGATATTCGGGAGAAATGCAGGAGTTATTTCAGCATTCATCGTCGTACTGATACCTGGACAGCTGATGGCAAGGAGCGTTCTGAGCTTTAACGACCACCATATATGGGAGGTTTTCTGGCAGGTTTCGTCCCTCGGAGCATTTATTCTTGCATACAATAGATGGAAAGGAAAGAATTACAGAGAAAGCATCAGAGAACCCGGAATGCTGAAGTATCCTGTTTTCGCCGGTGTGTGTATTGGTCTGTACCTCCTGGCATGGGGACCTGGATTCATCTCCGCCCTGCTGATACTCACATTCATTTTTGCCGCATACCTTCTGAAGGATTTTCTCAGGATTGACACATCCAGCCTTTCAGCAGTTGCGATGATTTCGTTCGGTGTTGCTGCGATAATCTACCTGCCATTTGCATTCAAAGCACCTGGTTTCAGTACTACATTCTACACGGTGTTCCAGCTTATAATTCTCGCAGGTGCCGCAGTCATAGCAGCAGTATTCCATGTAATCGAGAGAATCACCAGCCGGTGGGCCGATGCAAAGGGAGTCGATAACAGATACATGTTTCCGGCAGCCATTCTCACCCTCTCAGCAATCCTTGCATTAATCATCTTCGCAGTCGCTCCCGACTTTGCAAGAAACATCAAGCAGATAATTGGAGTTGTCCAGCCCAAAGGCGGTGCCTTAACCATAGCAGAAGTCCAGCCGTTCTTCAGTCTCGGAGGGAAATTCAGCTTTGAGCCAGCATGGCAGAACTTCAGCATTACATTCTTCTTTGCCATTCCCGCAATGTTCTACTATGCATTCAGAGCATTCAGGGACAAAAGCGAAAGATATCTGTACATATCCATCTGGGCATTTGCGATGCTCATAGCCCTTACTGGACAGAACCGCTTCGCCTACTACTTTGGAGTTGTTTCAGCAGTGTTTGCATCTGCAATCGTGAGTGAGATTCTTGGCAGAGTGAGATTCTACGAATACCTCGAAGCAGCAATAAGCAATAACCAGAAGAAAATGAAAAAAATCGGCGTCAAGGCTGTGATTGCCGGTGTGCTTCTGCTTCTCGTACTCATATATCCAACATTTTCCCAGGCCAACTTCTACAGCAAGTGGTCTGCAGGGGGAATAAACAAGCAGTGGTACGATACGCTTGAGTGGATGAAAGAAAACACTCCCGGCAAAGAAGTTTACGACGAATTTTACTACCAGCTTTACAAACCACCGGAGAGTTCCGGGGAAAGATATCCATACTACCCGGACGGGGTTTACAGCATAATAAGCTGGTGGGATTACGGCCACTGGATCACGGCAATTGCACACCGCATTCCCGTTGCCAATCCATTCCAGCAGGGCATAGGCAATAAATACAACGATGTGCCCGGAGCTGCTCCGTTCTTCACGGCGTTCAATGAGAGCTACGCGGACAGGATTGCCGAAAAACTGGGTGTAAAGTACGTTGTCAGCGATGTGGAGATGGCTACAGGCAAATTCTACGCGATGGCAGTGTGGGCAGAGGGCGAGCTTGGTAAAGCCGAGAGAACATACTATGCCGGTGGAGGGATAGTGTATGTTGATGCCAACGGAAATCTCGGACTCTCGCTTACTGGGCAGATACCTGCAGGAGGGAGAGTCATCACCCATGTGAGCATTCCCCGTGAAGATTACTACAGAACCATGGAGGCAAAGTTCCATATATTCGATGGAAGCGGTCTGAAGCACTACAGAATGGTTTACGAGAGTGGTTTCAGCACGAACACGCTGTCCGGGCTCAATGAACTCGTGTACAAGAACATTTACAATTCGATGTATGCAAACAAATTCGATTACGGCAGGATTCCGACAGCATACTCGGGTTACGTCAAGGTTTTCGAGTTTGTTGAGGGTGCAAAAGTTACGGGCAAGGCCAGTGGAGATTTTGTCATTGCAAAGGTCACCGTTAAAACAAATCAGGGCAGAACCTTCGACTACATTCAGAAGGTGCCTGTTGTAAATGGAGAATACGAGCTTGTACTGCCGTATGCCCAGGATACCAACTACCCGGTCAAACCGGTAACGGCATACACAATTGAGAGCGGTGGAGTAGTGAAGACACTTGAACTTACTGAAAATCAAGTAGAGAACGGAGAATCTATTGTTCTGGACCTTGTTTAA
- a CDS encoding flavodoxin family protein produces the protein MKILALTGTKRKGNSILAARYIAKKLDAELDILNVTELNIEPCKACYACLFGQECMIEDDVNLVLNRLLDADFVLISSAIYWLDATGMMKALLDRMFMALPYMKELSKKKGAAIYFYGFEELRGWGANTYNILLRVLGIEPLAILPIHAALPGETLTEENVKKLDLLVEAIQKDERLTLDGQCPVCLSEVFRVKEGNLECTVCRSKLTEDLQVVETGGVLSYDWMVEHYGVLRGFKEKFIEQRESLARLREKYGV, from the coding sequence ATGAAAATTCTTGCGCTTACGGGAACCAAAAGGAAGGGCAACAGCATTCTCGCTGCAAGGTATATCGCGAAAAAGCTTGATGCTGAGCTTGATATCCTGAACGTTACTGAACTCAACATTGAGCCATGCAAGGCCTGCTATGCCTGCCTGTTCGGCCAGGAGTGCATGATAGAGGACGACGTTAACCTCGTATTAAACAGGCTTTTAGATGCAGATTTTGTCCTGATATCGTCTGCAATTTACTGGCTTGACGCAACCGGGATGATGAAAGCCCTTCTGGACAGAATGTTCATGGCACTCCCGTACATGAAAGAGCTGAGCAAGAAAAAGGGAGCCGCGATCTACTTCTACGGCTTTGAAGAGCTCAGGGGATGGGGTGCCAACACGTACAACATTCTGCTGAGAGTTCTGGGCATAGAGCCTCTTGCCATTCTGCCCATCCACGCCGCTCTGCCCGGAGAGACACTCACAGAGGAAAACGTGAAAAAACTCGACCTGCTTGTGGAGGCAATTCAGAAAGACGAAAGACTGACGTTGGATGGACAGTGCCCTGTCTGCCTTTCGGAGGTTTTCAGGGTTAAAGAAGGCAATCTGGAATGCACAGTGTGCAGATCAAAGCTGACAGAGGACCTTCAGGTCGTGGAGACAGGAGGTGTTTTATCATACGACTGGATGGTAGAGCACTACGGCGTGCTTAGAGGGTTCAAGGAAAAATTTATTGAACAGAGAGAGTCACTTGCAAGGTTAAGGGAGAAGTATGGAGTTTGA
- a CDS encoding NrpR regulatory domain-containing protein yields the protein MTLNRIHFLILEILSESGIASSYKIAEALKAKGIHHDARTIRYHIEKLARDGLVRKHDRGASITEKGIEALKRHNVFGRLGEFSEKIEFNVYNCTFNLLEMRGTVPTDIAVIDKKWYENTREIILKMAEAPFLISNLIVLRDEGETLGEYEVPEGNFALVVISNTLFDVIMRNAGINLYPEFAGLLYWKDGSRGVSEIISYRGTTLSPGWLFLRAGMTRVWDALDGEGYLIVAIRSFSKHAVDIARMEIEMAESKDIRGVVELSEDKNGFPFFGMKASMTILAGLNYLAPLFENGIPGELMVNDILVDIREFADPERAFR from the coding sequence ATGACACTCAACAGAATTCATTTTTTAATTCTTGAGATTCTTTCTGAAAGTGGAATTGCAAGCTCATACAAGATAGCCGAGGCTTTGAAGGCAAAGGGAATCCATCATGATGCCCGGACAATACGATACCATATTGAAAAGCTTGCCAGAGATGGTCTCGTTAGAAAGCATGACCGGGGAGCTTCGATAACCGAAAAAGGTATTGAGGCTCTGAAGAGACACAATGTATTTGGCAGGCTGGGAGAGTTTTCTGAGAAAATAGAGTTCAATGTTTATAACTGCACCTTTAACCTGCTTGAAATGAGGGGAACTGTGCCAACCGATATTGCGGTGATCGACAAAAAGTGGTATGAAAATACAAGGGAGATAATTCTGAAAATGGCTGAAGCTCCTTTCCTGATCTCGAACCTTATCGTTTTGCGGGATGAGGGGGAGACCCTCGGAGAATATGAAGTTCCGGAGGGGAATTTTGCTCTTGTGGTGATTTCAAACACTCTTTTCGATGTAATAATGAGAAATGCAGGCATCAATCTGTACCCGGAATTTGCCGGATTGCTCTACTGGAAGGATGGGTCGAGAGGCGTCAGTGAGATCATCAGCTACAGGGGAACAACGCTGAGCCCCGGATGGCTTTTTCTGAGGGCAGGCATGACAAGGGTATGGGATGCTCTCGATGGAGAGGGCTATCTCATTGTTGCCATCAGAAGTTTCAGCAAGCACGCAGTGGATATTGCCAGAATGGAAATCGAAATGGCTGAGTCCAAGGATATCCGGGGTGTGGTTGAGCTATCTGAGGACAAAAACGGTTTTCCCTTTTTCGGCATGAAAGCCAGCATGACCATCCTCGCTGGTCTGAATTATCTTGCACCGCTGTTTGAAAATGGCATACCTGGCGAATTGATGGTAAATGATATTCTGGTTGACATCAGGGAATTTGCTGACCCTGAGAGGGCATTCAGGTAA